AGCCACGGTCTGGTTGTCTCGCCAGTCCATGAAGGTCCGCGAGGCTCGCACGATTCGGTTGGGCCGCTGGTGCGGGAGCGCGACCGGCGTCCGAGTGTGATCCGCAGCGACGGCTTGCAGCGCTCCGACGTCGCAAATGATCAGTTCCAATTGATCAGGGTCGCCAGGAGCTGCCGCGCCACTATCTGCGCCGCCACAGAGGGCCAAGACCGCGAGTTTCAGATTTGAGTTCATGTGTCGTGCGGTTCCCTCGGTCCAACCTAAAATGCCCAGGAAACCAGTCTAAGCATGGTCCTTCCGCTCATTTTTTTCAAGACACGGCGACTCGTCCAATTTTGGCGGCGCCTCACCAAAATAGAGTCGTGCAGGGTAGTGAAAGGAGCGCGGTAGGGCGAGTCCGTCCCGGCGAGCCGCTCCACGTGCTTGGAACACGTCCGATCGGCTCGCTGGGGACAGGCTCGCCCTACCGAGAGGTTCATAGGAAGAGTTGCGGCGTCAGGCGGAAAAGCTTGTGGTTAGCCGGCCACAGTTGCTACAAGCGCGGCATGAATCGAACCGCGCTGAACCGTGCGCTTGCAGAGAGAATTGCCGCCGTGCTGGGTTTGCTCGGGGTCGCGCTCGGGGCCTTCGGCGCGCACGGATTGTCGCAGACCCTGGCTCAATTCGGCACCGCGGAGATCTGGGAGAAGGCGGTCCTTTACCATTTCATTCATGCCCTCGCGATGTTTCTTCTGACGCAGCGCGCGCC
This Verrucomicrobiota bacterium DNA region includes the following protein-coding sequences:
- a CDS encoding DUF423 domain-containing protein, coding for MNRTALNRALAERIAAVLGLLGVALGAFGAHGLSQTLAQFGTAEIWEKAVLYHFIHALAMFLLTQRAPFRKGPWVCFLIGIVLFSGSLYVMAASNARWLGAATPFGGISFLSGWSWLAVSGSAGHGEDR